Proteins encoded by one window of Salmonirosea aquatica:
- a CDS encoding sulfatase produces MIKKIILGSLGVAGTLLMAAMPTENAPRRAAPKKNVLMIAVDDLNNDLGTYGHALVKSPNIDRLARRGVRFERAYCQFPLCSPSRTSLLTGLRPDSTKVFELKTHFRTTVPDVVTLPQHFKNNGYFTARVGKLYHYGVPGEIGTNGLDDAPSWNTVRNPKGRDKAEEDLLTNYTPKRGLGSSLSFLAAEGTDEEQTDGIVATEAIKLMEQNADKPFFLAVGFYRPHCPYIAPKKYFAMYPKDKIVLPEHSPGDTSQYSREAFFTYPFNWGLTEDQRRETIQAYFASITFMDAQLGRVLDALDRLGLADNTIVVFWSDHGYLLSEHGQWMKQSLFEESARVPMIVAAPGAKGNGAASPRTVELLDIYPTLTDWCGLSTPSHVAGTSLVPLLSNPRKSWDHPAITQVLRNNGMGRSIRTERWRYSVWENGTGAEELYDQEKDPYELKNLAKDARFDKTKRELRTQLLGASVKPAAP; encoded by the coding sequence ATGATCAAGAAAATAATTCTAGGCAGTCTGGGAGTAGCGGGTACCCTGCTGATGGCCGCTATGCCCACCGAAAACGCGCCACGCCGCGCGGCTCCGAAAAAAAACGTCCTGATGATCGCTGTCGATGACCTGAACAATGACCTGGGTACTTACGGTCACGCGCTGGTCAAATCGCCCAACATCGACCGGCTGGCCCGGCGGGGCGTGCGGTTCGAGCGAGCCTACTGCCAGTTTCCGTTGTGCAGCCCCAGCCGCACCTCGTTGCTCACGGGTCTGCGCCCGGACTCCACCAAAGTTTTCGAACTGAAAACCCATTTTCGCACTACGGTACCCGACGTAGTGACCCTCCCGCAGCACTTTAAGAACAACGGCTACTTTACGGCCCGGGTGGGCAAGCTGTACCATTACGGCGTACCGGGCGAAATCGGTACCAACGGCCTCGACGACGCTCCCTCCTGGAACACCGTCCGCAATCCGAAGGGTCGTGACAAGGCCGAGGAAGATTTACTTACCAACTATACCCCCAAGCGCGGCCTGGGTTCGTCGCTGTCATTTCTGGCGGCGGAAGGTACCGATGAAGAGCAGACTGACGGCATCGTGGCTACGGAGGCCATCAAGCTCATGGAGCAAAATGCGGATAAGCCGTTTTTTCTGGCGGTAGGTTTTTATCGGCCTCACTGCCCTTACATTGCCCCCAAGAAGTACTTCGCCATGTACCCTAAGGATAAAATTGTTCTTCCGGAGCACTCGCCCGGAGATACATCCCAGTACTCCCGCGAGGCCTTTTTCACCTACCCCTTCAATTGGGGGCTTACCGAAGACCAGCGGCGCGAAACCATCCAGGCTTACTTTGCCTCCATTACGTTCATGGACGCCCAGTTGGGCCGCGTGCTGGACGCCCTGGACAGGCTGGGACTGGCCGACAACACCATCGTGGTCTTCTGGAGCGACCACGGGTACCTGCTCAGCGAACACGGCCAGTGGATGAAACAAAGCCTCTTTGAAGAATCGGCCCGGGTACCTATGATTGTGGCCGCACCGGGCGCGAAGGGCAACGGCGCAGCCAGCCCGCGCACGGTAGAGCTACTGGATATCTACCCTACCCTCACCGACTGGTGCGGCCTCAGTACGCCCAGCCACGTGGCCGGCACTAGCCTGGTACCGCTGCTCAGCAATCCCCGGAAGTCTTGGGACCACCCGGCCATCACCCAGGTACTACGCAACAACGGCATGGGGCGCAGCATCCGCACGGAGCGCTGGCGCTACTCGGTGTGGGAAAACGGAACCGGAGCGGAGGAACTGTACGATCAGGAAAAAGATCCTTATGAGTTGAAAAATTTGGCGAAGGATGCTCGTTTTGATAAGACGAAGAGAGAACTACGTACCCAGCTGTTGGGTGCGTCCGTCAAACCCGCGGCTCCCTGA
- a CDS encoding RNA polymerase sigma factor, whose protein sequence is MGPKTDDRDVWTAFKAGDESALELLYTRYFKALGTYGFRITHDRERVEDAIQDVFVDLWRRRENLGDVENIRFYLFRSLRNQLSRNIRHDVFDGAEDIDDFLDYLATLSSEQQSIDQEVQLSRAQAVQKALSQLSQRQREAVHLRFYQGLSLDESAEIMGIGKQVVKNLLSKSYAILRLSLKVAFTLWAWCFSLMGTFR, encoded by the coding sequence GTGGGCCCGAAAACCGACGATCGTGACGTATGGACTGCCTTCAAAGCAGGCGATGAAAGCGCCCTGGAATTGTTGTATACCCGGTATTTCAAGGCGTTAGGCACCTATGGTTTCCGCATTACCCATGATCGCGAACGGGTGGAGGACGCCATTCAGGATGTTTTTGTCGATCTGTGGCGGCGAAGAGAAAACCTGGGCGATGTCGAAAATATCAGGTTTTACCTATTCCGGTCGTTGCGCAACCAGCTGAGCCGCAACATCCGGCACGATGTCTTCGATGGCGCCGAAGATATTGACGACTTTCTGGATTATCTGGCCACGCTCTCTTCCGAGCAGCAATCCATCGATCAGGAGGTGCAGCTCAGCCGGGCTCAGGCGGTCCAAAAAGCCCTTAGTCAGCTTAGCCAACGCCAGCGCGAAGCCGTTCACCTTCGATTCTACCAGGGCCTCAGCCTCGACGAGTCCGCCGAGATCATGGGAATAGGCAAGCAGGTAGTTAAAAATCTTCTCTCCAAATCCTACGCTATTCTGCGTCTCTCGCTCAAAGTAGCTTTCACGCTATGGGCGTGGTGCTTTTCCCTTATGGGCACTTTCCGGTAG
- a CDS encoding alpha/beta hydrolase has translation MRYLRQHAALLGIDPNRLIAAGGSAGGHLAAAAAVLPDLNAPTDDLSVSTVPQALVLYNPVIDNGPEGYGYERVGERNKEFSPLHNLDKGSPPTIFFLGTADKLIPVSTAQAYKKKIEEKGGRCDLYLYEGQPHGFFNYKKNDLANFKDTVLKTDAFLQSLGYLKGEPTLDQFLSSGYQP, from the coding sequence ATACGGTACCTGCGGCAGCACGCTGCCCTGCTGGGGATTGATCCGAACCGGCTGATTGCGGCGGGAGGCTCGGCGGGTGGACACCTGGCCGCCGCGGCGGCCGTGCTGCCCGATCTCAATGCCCCTACCGACGATCTTTCAGTGAGCACCGTACCCCAGGCGCTGGTATTATATAATCCCGTTATTGACAATGGTCCCGAGGGCTATGGCTACGAGCGGGTCGGGGAACGCAACAAAGAATTTTCGCCCCTGCACAACCTGGACAAAGGCTCCCCACCCACCATTTTCTTTTTGGGAACAGCCGATAAACTGATTCCTGTCAGTACCGCGCAAGCCTACAAAAAGAAGATTGAGGAAAAAGGCGGACGCTGTGACCTGTATCTGTACGAAGGGCAACCCCACGGCTTTTTTAATTACAAAAAAAACGACTTGGCCAATTTCAAAGATACCGTCCTGAAAACTGACGCCTTTTTGCAATCATTGGGGTACCTCAAAGGCGAGCCAACCTTGGATCAATTCCTGAGTTCGGGATACCAGCCCTAG
- a CDS encoding SusC/RagA family TonB-linked outer membrane protein: MKISLFQFVLIGILAGVGYAHPSEAQELLQERVTLSIRNGTVKEILQSIEKQMDVVFSYQREVLPANEKITVKFNQVSLETVLASLLIPRHIRYEVFRNKQIILSKNNMPDHSQVPPQTDKLADSPAFPDDIAVSGKVIDENGSGLPGVSILVKGTQLGTTTDQNGSYLLDVPNPDAILVFSFVGYISQETVVGNQTTIDISLKPDLKALEEVVVVGYGTQKKSDLTGSVVRANIEAFRESPNVNLAQSLQGTVPGLNIGQVTQAGQNPSISIRGRTTINGNQNVLLVVDGIIFTGNMSDLNPADIESVDVLKDPSSMAIYGAQAANGVILITTKGGQKATKPIFNYTGSYTTQTPSNTLHLLDRDGFIKKAGDVDWQKAFLAPDYTQPNPAFSYADVANDPPLRAGFENGTNYNWWDNTTNPGFIASHNLSVRGSGQEFSYFLSGGYTNQKGFVMNDKFKRITTRINIENKIFKWFRIGAQTFGSFSDYSGVSPALNGITIMSPLVQPTDAEGNYILNPNGTNNANPFLVAAADDFDKRNNLFGNFYANIDVPFVKGLSYRINYGHNYSWDRNYNSNPYANGAAGGAFKTNVHSYDWTLDNIVNYKKSFKEIHNVDVTLVAGRRERKYENTTATGTNYSNLRLIYNNLSLGTIQNIGSEAWDESYLYQTGRINYEFKYRYLLTATLRRDGFSGFAENKKTALFPSLGFGWVLSEENFMKVPAITMLKLRGSYGTNGNLVSRYASLARLNAYPAYVFGEGGSTEFGQLVTTLANPNLSWETTTGFNFGLDFSLLKNRLSGSVDYYRTTTNDLIFNVNIPEVTGFNQITSNVGNIANRGIELILNGKVADAGDFKWNATFNLASNRNRIVSLLGLDNDGDGVEDDLVASGLFIGQPIGAIYDYESAGIIQIGEEAPTGYFVGTHRIVDQNGDGFIDAQDRVIRGQNEPAYNFGLLNEFSYRNFTLRFFINSIQGGKNGYRALNMPSSLGIGDNIRRNNFWRELDYWTPANPDARYRGLDQGAATEYNYYDNRSFVRLQDVTLSYGLGQSVAGKLGLQGLKVFVSGKNLATLTKWVGWDPETGSGLATNGLPVMKGISVGLDVRF; encoded by the coding sequence ATGAAAATCTCTCTATTCCAATTTGTGCTGATCGGTATTTTGGCGGGCGTTGGGTACGCCCACCCGAGTGAGGCCCAGGAACTTTTGCAGGAACGGGTGACACTCTCCATCCGAAACGGCACAGTGAAGGAAATACTGCAAAGCATTGAAAAGCAGATGGACGTTGTTTTTTCGTATCAGCGGGAGGTGCTGCCCGCGAATGAAAAAATTACGGTGAAATTCAACCAGGTATCGCTGGAAACGGTTTTGGCGAGTCTCCTCATACCCCGGCACATCAGATATGAAGTGTTCCGGAACAAACAGATCATTCTCAGTAAAAACAATATGCCAGATCATTCCCAGGTACCTCCGCAAACCGACAAACTGGCGGATTCTCCCGCATTTCCCGACGATATTGCTGTTTCGGGCAAGGTGATCGATGAAAACGGGAGTGGACTCCCGGGCGTAAGCATATTGGTCAAGGGTACCCAACTCGGGACTACGACCGACCAGAACGGCAGCTACCTCCTCGACGTGCCAAATCCTGACGCGATCCTGGTTTTTTCGTTCGTGGGCTATATCTCGCAGGAAACAGTGGTTGGCAATCAGACCACGATCGATATCTCCCTGAAACCTGATCTGAAAGCGCTTGAAGAAGTGGTGGTGGTGGGCTATGGTACCCAGAAAAAAAGCGATCTGACGGGTTCGGTGGTGCGGGCCAACATCGAAGCGTTCCGGGAGTCGCCTAATGTCAATCTGGCCCAGTCCTTGCAGGGTACTGTACCGGGCCTCAACATCGGGCAGGTCACGCAGGCGGGCCAAAATCCCTCCATCTCCATCCGGGGCCGCACTACCATTAACGGCAACCAGAATGTGCTGTTGGTGGTGGACGGGATTATTTTTACCGGCAACATGAGCGACCTGAACCCCGCTGATATCGAATCGGTCGACGTCCTGAAAGACCCCAGCAGTATGGCTATTTATGGGGCGCAGGCCGCCAACGGGGTCATTCTGATCACGACCAAAGGCGGACAAAAGGCGACAAAACCGATTTTTAATTACACGGGTAGCTACACCACCCAGACGCCCAGCAATACCCTGCACCTGCTTGATCGTGATGGTTTTATCAAGAAAGCGGGTGATGTCGACTGGCAGAAAGCATTTCTGGCGCCTGATTATACCCAACCCAATCCGGCCTTCAGCTACGCCGATGTCGCCAATGACCCGCCACTGCGGGCAGGCTTCGAAAACGGCACCAACTATAACTGGTGGGACAACACCACGAATCCGGGCTTTATTGCCAGCCATAATCTGAGCGTGCGGGGTTCGGGTCAGGAGTTTTCCTATTTCCTGTCGGGTGGCTACACCAATCAGAAGGGGTTTGTGATGAATGATAAATTCAAGCGTATCACCACCCGCATCAATATCGAAAACAAGATATTCAAGTGGTTTCGGATAGGCGCGCAAACCTTTGGCTCCTTTTCTGATTACTCGGGGGTCTCGCCCGCGCTCAATGGAATCACCATCATGTCTCCCTTGGTGCAACCTACCGATGCGGAGGGCAATTATATTCTCAACCCCAATGGCACCAACAACGCCAATCCTTTTCTAGTAGCGGCTGCCGATGACTTCGACAAACGGAACAATCTGTTCGGCAATTTCTACGCCAACATCGATGTACCCTTTGTCAAAGGGCTTTCCTACCGCATCAACTACGGCCACAATTATTCCTGGGACCGCAACTACAACAGCAACCCCTATGCCAACGGCGCCGCCGGGGGGGCTTTCAAGACCAATGTCCATTCTTACGACTGGACGCTCGACAACATTGTGAACTACAAGAAATCATTCAAGGAAATCCACAATGTCGATGTAACCCTGGTGGCTGGTCGTCGGGAACGAAAATACGAAAACACCACCGCCACGGGTACCAATTACAGTAACCTACGCCTGATTTACAACAATTTAAGCCTAGGCACAATCCAGAACATCGGTTCGGAAGCGTGGGACGAAAGCTACCTCTACCAGACCGGGCGCATCAACTACGAGTTCAAGTACCGCTACCTGCTCACGGCCACCCTGCGGCGGGATGGGTTTTCGGGATTTGCCGAGAACAAGAAAACGGCCCTGTTCCCTTCCCTTGGTTTTGGCTGGGTGCTGAGTGAGGAAAACTTCATGAAGGTACCCGCCATCACAATGCTCAAGCTGCGGGGATCGTACGGTACCAACGGGAACCTTGTGAGCCGTTACGCTTCGCTGGCCCGGCTCAACGCCTACCCGGCCTACGTGTTCGGCGAGGGGGGCTCCACCGAATTCGGGCAGCTGGTGACTACCTTGGCCAATCCCAACCTGTCGTGGGAAACCACCACGGGCTTCAACTTCGGCCTGGATTTCTCGCTGCTGAAAAACCGCCTTTCGGGCAGCGTGGACTACTACCGCACGACCACCAATGATTTGATCTTCAATGTAAACATACCGGAAGTTACGGGCTTCAACCAGATTACTTCCAACGTCGGCAACATAGCCAACCGGGGCATCGAGTTGATTTTAAACGGAAAAGTAGCCGACGCGGGCGACTTCAAGTGGAATGCCACCTTCAACCTGGCCTCCAACCGCAACCGCATTGTGTCCCTGCTTGGGCTCGACAACGACGGTGATGGCGTGGAGGATGATCTGGTGGCCAGCGGCCTGTTCATCGGGCAGCCCATCGGAGCCATCTATGATTACGAATCGGCGGGTATCATCCAGATCGGCGAAGAAGCGCCCACCGGGTACTTCGTGGGTACGCACCGCATTGTGGATCAGAACGGCGACGGCTTCATCGATGCGCAGGATCGCGTGATTCGGGGGCAGAACGAACCGGCCTACAACTTCGGGCTTCTTAACGAGTTCAGCTACCGCAATTTTACGCTTCGCTTTTTCATCAACTCCATTCAGGGCGGCAAAAATGGCTACCGTGCCCTGAACATGCCCTCCAGTCTGGGGATCGGAGATAATATCCGTCGCAATAACTTCTGGCGCGAACTCGACTATTGGACACCCGCCAACCCCGATGCCCGCTACAGGGGACTGGATCAGGGCGCGGCCACTGAGTACAACTATTACGATAACCGCAGCTTCGTCCGCCTGCAGGATGTTACTCTTTCTTACGGACTCGGCCAGTCAGTAGCCGGTAAGCTTGGCCTGCAAGGTCTGAAAGTGTTTGTCAGTGGCAAAAACCTGGCTACCCTCACCAAATGGGTAGGCTGGGATCCCGAGACGGGCAGCGGCCTCGCCACGAACGGGCTCCCGGTAATGAAAGGAATTTCAGTTGGGCTTGATGTCCGTTTCTAA
- a CDS encoding FecR family protein, with protein MDHPYEHTQDFLNDDSFVQWVLFGKDKALWQGYLLENPSKRLMVEEARRLLLDVRAAEGQDTPLLNQHSVWNKIRSDLRLPTEPQKTPTRSRLAYPAWAAGVILVLGISWLLWESQKSGRVSYQELTAVIKEKNELIEKVSGSNDSVRVVLEDGSVVTLSPHSKLSYPTHFEGSRRRVILTGEAFFDISKDPSRPFYIYAGEVVTKVLGTSFRIQAFDEANQVLVQVKTGRVSVYSQPRLILSDPETDGLVLLPNQQAVYSRAQQNLSRRLVDVPQPVVAPSQGTPLRYDEVPASRILRDLEAQYGITILFNDDVLDRCVLTTTLGDEPLHEKLDLICQTIGATYKEVDAQLIVESKGCR; from the coding sequence ATGGATCATCCTTACGAACATACCCAGGATTTCCTCAACGATGATTCATTCGTACAATGGGTACTTTTTGGCAAAGACAAAGCCTTGTGGCAGGGGTACCTGCTCGAAAATCCGAGCAAACGCCTCATGGTGGAGGAAGCGCGCCGCCTGCTGCTGGATGTCCGTGCCGCCGAAGGACAGGATACGCCTCTGCTCAACCAGCATTCGGTTTGGAACAAAATACGGAGCGATCTGCGCCTACCCACCGAGCCGCAGAAAACACCTACCCGCTCCCGGCTGGCTTATCCTGCCTGGGCGGCTGGTGTCATACTCGTGCTCGGAATCAGTTGGCTGCTGTGGGAAAGTCAAAAGTCCGGCAGGGTATCGTATCAGGAGCTGACCGCGGTCATAAAAGAGAAAAACGAACTCATTGAGAAAGTATCGGGGAGTAACGATTCCGTCCGGGTTGTACTGGAAGATGGCAGTGTCGTCACCCTGAGCCCCCATAGTAAATTGAGCTACCCCACGCATTTCGAAGGCAGTCGGCGTAGGGTCATCCTGACGGGTGAAGCCTTTTTTGACATTAGCAAAGACCCCAGCCGTCCTTTCTACATCTATGCCGGTGAAGTGGTCACCAAAGTACTCGGTACCAGTTTCCGGATTCAGGCTTTTGACGAAGCCAATCAGGTACTGGTTCAGGTGAAAACCGGACGGGTTTCGGTATACAGCCAGCCGCGCCTCATCCTCTCCGACCCCGAAACCGATGGACTGGTACTGCTTCCCAACCAGCAGGCCGTTTACAGCCGTGCCCAACAGAACCTGAGCCGGCGGTTGGTGGATGTACCTCAGCCTGTCGTGGCCCCTTCCCAAGGTACCCCCCTGCGGTACGACGAAGTTCCGGCGAGTCGAATCCTGCGCGACCTGGAAGCGCAGTACGGCATCACGATCCTGTTCAACGACGATGTCCTGGACCGGTGTGTCCTGACCACTACCCTGGGTGACGAACCCCTGCACGAAAAACTGGACCTGATCTGCCAGACCATCGGAGCCACCTATAAGGAAGTAGACGCCCAGCTGATCGTAGAGTCTAAAGGATGCCGCTAA